From the Eschrichtius robustus isolate mEscRob2 chromosome 3, mEscRob2.pri, whole genome shotgun sequence genome, the window TTAGCTGTTCCTGGTAGAAATCATCTCTTGTATTAATAGTGACAACTGAAAATAATCGTTGACCtagacatttaaagtaatattaACTTTGAAACAGTACTATATCTTTAATTATGATGTaactgtaacttttccttttgggTTTCTTCTGGGTGCAACCAACAGTGTTTACTGGCCCTTGTTTGTCCTGATATTCCATGCCATCTCTCCCATCCCCTATTTCATTGCCAAACGAGCAACATATGACTCCGATGCAACAAGTAGTGCCTGTCGGGAACTGGCTTATTTTTTCACTACCGGAATTGTTGTTTCTGCCTTTGGATTTCCTGTTATTCTTGCTCGTGTGGCCGTGGTAAGTTCTGTTATCTATTGTTTTGCCCAGTTATTGCTGAGTTTACTCCACAGGCCTGCGTCTGGAACCACAAATTTCATTTCCCCTGCTTCGACTTAATCCTCAAGGCCAGGCATATTTTTAGTTTCTCTATTCCCCCAATTTAGAGATACCTGTCAGTATCTTGCCCATGTTTgcaaaatgctttctttgtttctcttacaACTTTTAGCCAGACCAAGTGATTTCTTGCTTTTTCTACTGTAAGCTATTTTCTAGACTTGTTCTGAAATCCTTACCTTTTATTGTAGGGCCATCCAGAGACTACTATAGCAATACTCTTCTAGTTCCAAAGTCAACATCAAAAGGGGCCCTGATCACCTAATtccaatgtgtgtatgtgtgtgggggggggtcgggggggggtgTTCCCCACACCACTGAGGAGCAGTTCTTCCACACCAGCTGGGGTCCTACAGGTGTGCTCAATTCTGACTCTGTCTGCCTGGAGATAGCAGCAGATTCCACTGGttcagggctcagtcccacaagactgcctccctcttcagatgccagtcacaggTCCAgcttgttacctgtgcttctgactgactggctataaatcaggggttcccatggccccctccttgggttcgatTAATTTGTTAGAACTCAGGGAACCCATTTACTCACTGGATTCCCGGTTTGTTGTAAAAGGATATAACTGAGAAGCAGCCAGATGgtagagatgcatagggcaaggtgtgGGGAAAGACCATGGAGCTCCCATGACCTCTCTGAGGGTACCACTTTCCCCAAATCAGCAAATCATCAACCTGGAAGTTCTCCGAATCCCATCCTTTTGAGTTTTTATGAAGGCTTCGTTACACAGGCATGATGGATCAAACCATTGGCCACTGGAGATCGAGTCAACCTCCAGCCCCCTAGCCCCCTCTCCCTGGAGGTTGGGGGAAGGAACTGAAAGTTCTAACTGTCTAGTCACATGGTTGTCTCCTCCTGCAACCGGCTTCCATCCTTAGGGGCTTTCCAAAGTTACCTCATTCACATAAAAAAAGTCACCTTTaccactctcatcacttaggaaattccaagggttttagaagctctgtgcaagaaatggggacaaagaccaaattcttattataaatcacaacatATCGAATTCTTCTCCTGCAAATAGGATCATAGACACAATCCTCAACACAATAGGCATATACTGAGGGACAACTATACAGCTACTAGAAGATACAGTGAATAAGATGACATCTTCATattgttgaagaaaaaaattaatcaatcatcgacctaaaaaagaaatggaaaattttatttgagccgaCCTGAGGATCATAACCCGGAAGATGACTGTTCCACATGTTAGAGATCAAAGCACAGTTACATAAGTTTTAGAGACAAATGGTTATATGTCAAATGACATactattgacagtttacacaatccagattgGCATGTATGAAGTAAGTAGTGGGTCATGGGTAATCGTGGCCCCTTACAGGATTaagaaggaaggttatctcctAAGCACTTGTGACCCTTTATGAGATTAAAAAGGAAAGTTATCTCCGAAGGAAGTCTGGTTAATGCAGATGCACAGTACACactgaaggggagggaggaggcccaaacaggcagagaaaaattttatgtttaattttttctggTCTTGACATAAAATATGCACTTTATTTCATCAATATCcaatataaaaattttctttttgtctctgaaATACACATTATGGGTATAATTTATTCAGTTCTTTGACATTCACTGTCTTTCATactatttgcttttatttcccacaATGACATACTGTTTCAACTTCATGAAACTCTTACTTGGGGCATTGAATATCAGATCTGCACAAGTGTTATTTATTCATGCAGTAAACATCTTTGGAGCATATGCTATTTGTAGGACACTAGGAATAAGAACCAGATACTGTCTCTGTTCTCAAAGAGCACAGAAACTAGCCTGATGGGCAAGTGTACTAAAAATATACCAGGTGTGGTCATTAAAACATGATCAGTATGCCATAGGAGCACCGAGAAGAGAGAAATTACAACTGGCACTTGATGTGGCCTCTAAGGATGAATAATGTTTTGAGTAAAGTAGGGAAGGCTATTGTATGGAATGGCACCCAAGTGCAAAAATGCAGTATGTGGAATAAAGAGCAGTGCAATATGATGGAGCAAAAAGGGAGTGGTTGAGATTGAGGACAGAAAGGCCGGGGAAGCCTGGCTGGGAAGGGTCTGGAATGCCAAGCCAGTTTGAACTCTGTCTAGATAACAGAAGcatggaatttttttgttttttggttttttaaaatttatttttggctatgttgggtcttcgttgctgcgtgtgggcttcagttgcagcgagcgggagccactcttcattgcagtgcgtaggcttctcattgcagtggcttctcttgttgcggagcacgggctctaggagcgcgggcttcagtagttgcagcacgcgggctcagcagttgcggcgcatgggcttcagtagttgcggtgtgcaggctcagttgctccgcggcatatggtatcttcctggaccagggatcaaacccgtccctgcgttggcaggtagattcttaaccactgcgccatcagggaagtccacgTGGAAGGTTTTAGATGTCATATTTTCATGATCTTATTCTTCTTGTGCCTTAGACTAGTACTTCTTAAATTTTGCCCTAAAGATttctatttttacctttcaaaTACTGCATCACGTTTTATGAGGAAACTTTCattgttgttttctatttgttaaattaaaacaaaaaatgcccACTAGAGGGAACTCTCATCCCCAAATGTGCCTCTGGAAAACTATCTGCCCTGCTGGAAAGCTCTTTTTATTTGCATGCAGAGTATTATTTAAAACCTTTTCTTGCctagaaaagaaacaaatcaatCTGTAACTCTCCAATTCCTATTTTCATGAAAGAAGGCAGTACATACAGAACTTTCAGTACCCAATATTGTAATTGGACCCTTTGTAAtcttgcttcatgtattttactTAAGGCAGTCATTGTCTACTGAAAACAAGTAGAGAAATATGTCTAATGGGGAAAACGTTAAGGATGATACCAGACTTAATTAATAAGCATCACGAAGTAATTAGACTAATTACTGAACAGTTCCCTCTCTCCTGTCTATTAGATTATTAAGCCTTTTAGCagttttatgtaatatttaattgGATGTttctaaagcagaaaataacagatTTGCAAAGAGTACAGtataaagaaagtaaagatttaatcctctttttttgtgtttcagatCAAGTGGGGAGCCTGTGGCCTGGTGCTGGCAGGCAATGCAGTGATTTTCCTTACAATTCAaggttttttccttgtatttggaAGAGGAGATGATTTTAGCTGGGAGCAGTGGTAGCACGTGCTTTATTCTGATAAAATGCATTTAATTTCTTAGAATTCatactgtatgtatatgtgtgcacatgtggCCTTTTACCATGAAATTTAATACACTGTTTCTTTATACCTTTGTAATCATGTTCTCTTTAAGGAGGACTACATGGGGACAAGGTTAGTTTTATTCCCAGCCAGTAGACCTCTCCATTTACTCAAGTTGAATTATGTTATTTGTTTAGCTTTTCATATAGTCATGGTGCTCTCAGAAAATATGTTAACACAGTCTTGTAGGCAGTTGCTCACTCAGTGTGCTGCATCTCCACCTTTGGCCCGGGGATGTGCTTGAGTGGGCACATAGCGCTGGGGCTGTCTCAGCTCTGCCCAGGACTTCCAAGATATACCTGTGGCCCAGAGAGACAGAGGCGGCTCCCTCTTTATGTTGTGGACTCTTgcttctccaagtgtggtccatAGACCAAGAACATCAGCATCTCGAAGCGTGCTGCATAGGAGCTTATCACAGGTGCAGCGTCTGGGGCCCCATCCTCAACCTAATACATTTTGATGAGACCCCAAGTGAATCGCAGGCACATTAAAGTCTGAGAAGCGCTGTCATGAAGGAAGAAACATTGCCTTCCCCTTGGCTGAACCCCTTAGCCTCTCTGGGCGTTAGCTGCTTGTAAAAACTGTTTCCCCTGCCCCTCATATGTTGAGGCCGACTTCAGACTATCCTTGGTATTTGTGAAATGTCCAAACCTATACTTTATAGCCTGTTCCTCAAATTTGTGAAGTGTTCTCAGTAGGGAGCAGCTATGACTTCACATTGTCTGAAAGGCAGTGGCTGCCTTCACAGTGCTGGGGGGACAGATCCCCcactgggaggcaggggagggaggctgggctggAACCGGGCCCTGCTTTAGCAGGATGgggaagaatggataagtaacgCCATTTGATTTCCCTTCATAATCTGACATTTCTCCCCAGTTCCTTCCCTGGGCTGCTGCCCACCCACCTTCACCagcacccccaaacacacacactcccagcAGTTCTGATTTGCCCTGTCTTCTTCATGGCTCGGCTTCTCCTTTCTATAGAGACGTGGAGCCAAGTAAGCAAGCAGAGGGTGAGCtgcttaattttatttacatGTGATGTACTTGTCTTTCATGTCCTGtaggacttttaaaatatatatatatatatatatatatatatatatatgtatatatgaaacaCTTTATGCCACTTTTAAATGAATCATTGAAAATTCATGTCATGCTGGGTCCTGTAATCACAGGTTTTCTAGCTCAACTTTTTGTCCAAGGCCTATCGAGAAAGGGAAATATGGGAACTAGAACCACGTGATTAGAATATAAGGAATGATTTTAAAGCATTGTTAATGTGTGATAACAGACATACATTCAAAACACTGAAACCTTGAAGTTTGTAACCCCTTCATATTCTGGAATGATGCTGGGATCAGGAGAAGACAAGAGTGATACCTAAAAGGATAATATGCAAAGTGATATTTTAGCCTTGTGCATGATTTTATGTTTTCAGTGTACTATGTACGTATAGAACTGTTAAAGttgttatttccaatatttatattagaaaaattatATAGACACTTTATAATTTTAACCAGCATTTTTAATAACACTTGCACTTACTGTATTgtaataaattttactttaacagaaaaaaaagcttaattttaaaagtttttattctgACGTCACCTTGCTTAAAAggtaacaaaaatatgaaaatttcttTGTGTTCTGAAATGTGCAGTTGTGAGCAATAATCTGTCCTGCATTAGAATAATAGCAGGAAGTTGTAAGATACCATTTTGGATGTGTAGTTGGCTTGTAATAGCTTTTCTTTTCCTAAGATGGAGATACTGTTTAATTTATACTACCTTTTGCAAAAGTGCCCTTGTTGcttatacacattttaaataacCAAGGTAGCCTTAATGTGTAGCCCTAAAGCATTGCCTCTTGATTGTATTTCCAGAATGATATAAAGTACTTGCGTATAGAATATTTGTAGTTATTCCCTACTAATGGAATGGTTTATCAAAGTGATAGATTATTGGATTTGCTATATGTATGGAACAGAGACATTTATTCTGCAGCACCTATATCATTTAAGTAATAAATGTCAGTAGGGAGTATTGCTGTATATGAATGTACGGTACAAAAGTTTCATCTCGGTAACACAAATGTCGggcattttaaaattccttataaaaggttcatttgttttctatataccacagaatatattttggagattcaaAACACATTGATTACATTCTAAAACTGATAATGCACATAAAGAATTGCCCAGAAGTGAGTAATCTTATGAAGAGATTCTCTGTCGTGTTCCAAACAACTGGCTTACACTTTGAAACACTTTTCCCATGGAAACAATCATGCTACCATGGGTTACCAGGCCAAGCCTTCTGAGGAAGGCTAAACCCTAACATAGCTGACCTTTAATACTCAAGGTACCTGCCTGAGTTTTGGATCTTGGCAACAGGGTAGTGTGAACAGTTTGAAGGAAGAAAAGTGTAAATTTCCACCTCCTTTCCTAAGAACAAGGTCTTTCTTACTTCAATTTTTGCAGCCCTCTCTATCGCCTAATGCCCTTGGGGTCCATTAAACCTGTGATGTTTGCTGGCCTCCTCTCCTGACTCGGAGGCCTCCTCTTAGcctgccccacctcccagggTTCTTCATATTCCCAAATCACCCACCTTGCTACTCTTACCAATCAGTTTTCTTAGTAGAGCTGATATCTTGTGATGTTTAAGGAGAAAGCAGTCGGTTCATACTCTTTCCcagaaagaatgaatgactgTGATCATCTTCCCCACATCTGGAACACATCCATACCTGCCTCGTGCAGTTACCACGCTGGGTTGCAGCTGCATTTTTACAAGGGCATGCCTTGGAACCCATTCGCAGAAATGGCAATGTTCCACAGTAAAGTGAAAAAAGCATTCCAGCAGTTTATAGAAGGATAGTAATATTTTGGGCCAGGAGCAAGCCTATCACACTTCATCCCTTCCTCACGGTGAGTTCTCAGCTGGTCCTACATTTCATAGTTGTTTCTTTTCCTCCACTTAATGAACCCACAGATTTTTCTTACAGTCCTCAGGAAGTCTTTACCTCTGAGGCATCTTCTTGATGAAGACTCTTCTAGAGAGTGAAATGTTTCATGAAGTTAATAGCATTGCTTAGGCTCTCAGAGAAATGCTTAGGAGATGTCACAAAAATGTGCCTTTTCGAAGTTTGCAAAATTCAGGTTTTGCACCATAATTTAACCAAAATATTTATGAGGATGCTAGCATTTTCCAAGCATAGTAATTAGTTCACAACTGGGAAATATTATTCCTGTAGATGAATATAAGTTCTGCATTTAAATGTCCTTTTCGCCATTCTGCCTCATGAAGTACCTTATTTGCAAAAATCCCAGTGTATAATAACTCATGAGTTACAATCTGCTTTCATGTGACCATGTTCCTGGAGTAGAGCAGTGACATGTGACCCCAAACACGGTGTGCAAGGTCCCCAAGATTGCTTTAGAATGCAATTGTATACATATGATGGggatgattttctttcttttttttttcttcctccagctGCGCCACCAGAGGGTGATTTCCTTTAAAATCAAGCTTGTCATTTATACTTGAACAAAGACTTTTATGTACATTATTAAActaaaacttttatattttactttgggATGCATTATATTTGGAAAGGAGACCAGCAGATTTCTTTCCCCAGTGTTTTTGTTTGGATAGTCTTAATTAAACTTGGGGAATTTGTCTAGTTTTGAGCCCATATTTATTGTGGTTGATAGAAGTAGTCCAAGAATGTGTGTAACCGGGAGGAATCGAGTCCCTAGTTACAGCTTTGCTAACATCCCAGGATTGAAGGTTGTTGTGTGGGACATGGTTAATCAAGAATTTGCTGttttagaaaagagagaaaaagtcaACACTTTAAAAAAGTGCTGTACATATTCTGAAGAGTCATTTTGTGCACTACAGTGAAGAATGCACACATGTAAAGTACTGCTTAAGGAGTAACGTGTCCCCCTTATACACAGAGCATTTGGGGAAGATCTGATGTTTTACAGGTGGATTGAGGCAGTTAGTTAGATTATAAAGAAACTGAGCTACATATTTCGTTGTATTGCCCAACTAAGCGTAAAGTTAAATTCTTAGTAGAAATTTGGTTATACCAACATCACTGTAAAATGCCCATAAGAAAAAATAGTTCTCAAGGAAGCTTCTCTGGTCCAAGGGCTTGTATATATGAATTTTCATTTAGAAAAAGCACGCTGGATGCATTGAGAGACCTTGTCTGGGGCTGAGAATGGATGTGTCTGGAGAAATCATGTACCTGTTATTTAAACACAGCATCTTCtgtcttgagattttttttaaaaatacttgccTATTTTTTTGATCagctaaatgtaaataaaaaggtCTTATCTGTTATCCAGTAATCATAACTggaaagttattttcttttcttcctacaATGGCtcttaaaaatttccatttaggTTATCAGTCaagtttcctcctcctcttctttgtttttgctgaaataggaaacaaatgtctgtttttaaaaaaagaaaaaaaggtgcaaAGAATTAAAATTTCCAGCCTTtccccacattttttaaaagtgtaactTTGTAGAAAATGAATTTCAGTTCATTCCCCTGTAGTCACA encodes:
- the LEPROT gene encoding leptin receptor gene-related protein, with protein sequence MAGVKALVALSFSGAIGLTFLMLGCALEDYGVYWPLFVLIFHAISPIPYFIAKRATYDSDATSSACRELAYFFTTGIVVSAFGFPVILARVAVIKWGACGLVLAGNAVIFLTIQGFFLVFGRGDDFSWEQW